The sequence below is a genomic window from Salicibibacter cibarius.
AGGAACTTGGTACTTGCCTTGAATTGCACTCGTATATTTTTGTAAAGATGTGGCATCCACTTCCTATAACCGAGGAAATTCTTCCTTTAGTGCAGGAAGTAAATTTGCACAAAAATTATAACTCAGACCTTTCCCCGAGACCTTGTACTCAGATTCCCACAAGGCACGAAAATGGTTAAATACATAACGGCTGCACCCAATGGTTTTGTTCATGAATGTTTCTTGGTCTTCCGTTGGGTAAAGGCGATATTGATAACCTTTGTACTTTACATTTATGCCTGCGTTTGTCATTGGGATTATGCACCTCCTTGATGATTATATTCTTAATACTATTATACCACTTCAAAGGTGTTCGGGAACCTAAATTTAAAAACCGATCAGTAGTCATCACATGACTGAGGCCATAAGTGTTCTGCTGATCTTATTATAAATAAAACGAAACAAGCTTACCATTGAATTTCATGGCAATTTGGCGAAAACGGAGGGATTTTGAAATGGACAGACATCCGAAACGATTAGCCATTTTAACCGGTGCAGGAATGTCTACGGAAAGCGGCGTGCCTGATTTCCGCTCGCAAACAGGCTTGTGGGCCAAGCATGATCCGATGCAAACAGCGACTGTTCAAGCCCTTGAAGATCGTTACGATCATTTTCATGCTTTTTACGGCAACCGCCTGGAAAGCCTGCAGTTCATCGAACCGCACAGCGGGCATGCCATCATTACGGAATGGCAAAAGAAAGGAATCGTCTCTGTTATTGCTACCCAAAATGTCGATCGCTTACATCAAAAGAGCGGTAGCGAAAACGTTGCCGAGCTGCACGGAAATCTGAGAGAATTTAGTTGCCACGATTGCGGGAAGGCTGCAAAACAGGAAGATTTTATCGCGAAAAAACATTGCCATCGTTGTGGGGGGAAACTCCGTCCGAACATTGTATTATTCGGAGAGCAGTTGCCGATGCAAGCTTGGGAATATGCGGCCCGGTACATAAGGGAATCCGATGTACTGCTCGTTGTCGGGACAAGCCTGCAAGTAGCTCCCGTCAATCAATTGCCGGAGCTGGCACCGGGCGAAAGCATTTACATCAACGAAGAAATCGACACGCCCGTCCCGTTTACACGAACGATCCAGGCAAAAGCAGGGGAAGGGTTGCAAAGTTTATCCAAAGAGTGGCAAATGTAGCGGAGATCAGATTACAGAAGCCAGAGGTCGGAATCCAGACAACAGAAATCAGAAGCTAGTTGTCAGATAAGGTATGTCGAGGAAGTGAAGGGCTTCTTCCGGTGCACGTGATCTGATATCCGGAGAGATTTCCGGATTTTGAGGTCTCCGAGATACATATGTAAATGAATGGTGCTTTAACCGAAAAGGGCAAGTGACTTACGCTTTTAAAGAACGAGAATAAGACCTGTTGAATAACGTATAGAAAAGGCCGGGAAAGGCTGGGTCCAAAAGGAGGGGCGGTTATGCGCCTGGAACGGATCGCCGCTAATAAAATAAAAGTGTTTCTAACCTTTGATGATTTAAAAGAACGCGGGTTAACGAAAGATGATTTATGGATGGATCGTCCTCGCGTCCATCAACTATTTCGTGATCTCGTGATGGAGGCTGACGCTTCACTCGGTTTTAAGGCCGACGGAACGCTGTCCGTTGAAGTGTTTGCTTTGCCGGCGCAAGGCATGGTCATTCATATTTCCAAAACGGAAAACGAACATGAAGATGATGACATGATTGAAATGGACATCACCGTAGATGAACGGCAAGATTTATTTTATAAATTCCATGATTTCGAAGCGGTATTGCAACTCGTTGCTTTATTAACCCGAATCGGCGTTAAAAGCGGTTCGCTCATGTCTATGGAAGGGCACTATTATCTTTGCTTTCCGGTGAGCACACGCTATTTTTTAGGGTATGATCGTTTCGTCGCCCTCATTTCCGAGTTTGGAGAAGCTTGTCCCCATTCGCCCGTTGTCGTGACAGAACACGGATCATTGCTTATTGAAAAAGAGGCGGTAGCTGTATTGGCACGCGCCTTTGGTTTCGGAGCCGAATCTGTGGAAAACGAAGCCGATTTTTAATATAGTTGAGAGGGAACATTACAAATTGGAAATGGGGCCAATCGCCCCCAATCCCATGAACCGCGCGGAGGTGACCCTGATGGGTGGAGAATCGGAGCTTGATTCCGACAAAGAAAAAAGCCACCGTTTAACAATCATACAAGCGCTTATGGCCTCATCTCTAAAAAAGTGGGGGTATGGACCTCAAGTTCATGCGTTGCTTAAAGAACCGCTCCGGACGCTCGCCGTTCGGATTCCCATAAAACTGGATAGCGGTGAGACCAAGATCTTCACCGGTTTCCGTGTCCAACATAATGATGCGATTGGGCCGGGGATCGGAGGGGTGCGGCTTCATCCCGAAGTGACGGAAAAAGATGTTCAGGCACAGGCGATTTGGACGTCGCTGCAAGCGGGAGTCATCGATATTCCATATGGAGGCGCGAGTGGCGCAATCGTTTGCAATCCAATGGAATTATCCTTTCGTGAACTTGAAGCATTGAGCCGCGGGTACATTCGGGCCATTGTCTCTTTTATCGACCCGACAAAAGATGTCATTGCTCCCGATGGCGTAACCAATACACAAATCATGGCGTGGATACTCGATGAATGCAGCCGGTTAAAAACGGATCACTCCCCCGGGTTTATTAGCGGAAATCCGTTGATTTTGGACGGGTCACTCGGGCGGGAAGCGGCTGTTGGGAAGGGCATCTCGATCATAGCCAAGTCAGCGGCCAAGCGAAAGAAGCTTCCGTTGGAAAAGACCTGCGCCATTATTCAAGGGTTCGGAAATGTCGGGACTTATGTTGCTAATACATTGAACGATGCCGGAGTAACGATCGTCGGCATCTCCGACGGCCACGGCGCGCTTTACGATCCTGAGGGGCTTGATGTGGGTGACTTAATGGATCGCCGCGATAGCTTTGGCATGGTAACGAACGTTTTTAAAAAATCGATTTCCAAACATGAGCTGCTCGCTAAGGATTGCGATCTGATCGTTGATTCTTCCGGAGATCAAAAGAAGCTAACGACCCAAGACGTTGAAGCAATAAAAGCAAGTATTTTTATCGAAGCCGGTAAGGGAAAGATAACGGGAGAAGCAAGTGAGCGTTTGCATCAACGTGGGACATGCGTGATCCCTGTCCTCTTGACGGGTGCCGCCAACACTGCCGTCTCTTATTTGGAAGGCGTCCAAAAAAACATTTGGACAGAAGAAGTGCATAACAAATTGGAAGAGATGTTGGAACGGGCATTGACATTCATTGTTGATGCATCTTACAACCATGATGTGAATATGCATGAAGCTGCCCAAATGATCGGCATTCAAAAATTGGCGGTCGCAAGCTGTTTGCGCGGATGGGTATAAAGTGAAACTTCCATTAGGGGGCGGTTTTTCCCTCTGATAAGGAGGTCGGCTAAAACCGTCATGTCCTGTGACAACGCCGACACTAGCACATTCTGTGCGTCGCAATCGGGTGTGCCAGGGGTCGGTACCCGGATAACAGAAATCAGAAGCCAGAGGTCGGATGCATGATATCGAAAAAGTATATAGAGTTTCTATGAAATTGACTTTCATCCGATTTCCGGCTTCCGATGTCTGGATGTATAGGTCCACCCGGTTTTGGAAAGCGTTAAAGTTGGAGGAATAGCAGTTGATACAAGAGAAAATTCTAATCATTGGCGCCGGTCCATGTGGACTGGCGGCCGCGATCGCTTGCAAGGAAAAAGGATATGATCCCCTTATCATTGAAAAAGGAAATATCGTTTCCGCCATTTATCACTATCCGACGCATCAAACCTTTTTCAGCACTGCCAATAAACTGGAAATCGGGGATGTTCCTTTTATTACGGTAGACCGTAAACCTAGGCGGAGCGAGGCACTCGCTTACTACCGAGAAGTCGTCGAACGAAAACAATTGCGTATCCACACGTATGAAACCGTAGAAAATGTTCGCAAAACGGAGGACGGGACGTTTGTGGCGGAAACAACAGCTAAAGGGGAAAATAAAGCCTATCAAGCCGACTATGTTATTATGGCGACAGGCTATTATGATCATCCGAATGAACTTGGCTGTGAAGGGGAGAACCTCCCCCATGTGTATCATTATTTTAAAGAATCCCACCCTTTCCATGGACAAAATGTTGTCGTGATCGGAGGGAAAAATTCAGCGGTTGATGCTACATTGGAGCTGGAAAAAGCAGGTGCAAACGTCACCGTTCTATATCGGGGAGAGACATATTCATCAAGCATTAAGCCGTGGATTTTGCCTGAATTCGAAGGGCTTGTCCGAAAAGAAAGCATACGGATGGTATTCGGTGCAACGATTACCCGGATAACCGAGACGAGCGTTTATTTTGAAAAAGATGGCTGGGAAAATGAACTGGATGCCGATTTCGTGTTCGCGATGATCGGTTATCACCCTGATCATCCGTTTTTAACAGCTGCCGGTGTGGGAATTGACAGAGATACGGGAAGACCCGTTTATGAACCGGAAAGCTTCGAAACAGATGTCCCTGGTCTTTTTGTCGCCGGTGTGTTGGCAGCCGGCAATAATGCGAATGAGATTTTTATTGAAACGGGAAGATTTCACGGTTATCGGATTGCGGCGGCAATTGCAAACGCCGAAAATGTAAAGCGGACGTAAGGGGATTCAAGCGATGAAAAAGATTGCATTGATCACGACCGGGGGGACGATCGCGAGCAAAAAAACAGACGGAGGACGCTTGCGTGCCGGAGAAAAAAGCGGTGAAGAGCTCGTCGATATGTGTGACGTCCCTTTTGAGTTGGAGATTGTTTCGTTGTTTAACAAACCGTCCATCCATCTCGGGTATGAAGATTTATGGCAATTAAAGGCATATATTGAAGATTTGTTGCGACAAGAAGGAATCGATGGTGCGGTCGTTACTTCCGGGACGGATACGTTGGAAGAAGTCGCCTATTTTCTCGATTTGACGGTGGAGAACGAAAAACCTCTTGTCGTTACAGGTTCCATGCGAGGACCGGACCAAGTGGGCAGCGATGCGTTTGTTAATTTGCGAAATGCCATGATAGCCGCTGCCGACGAACATACTGCCCAGCTCGGTTCGGTTGTCGTTTTTAATGATCATATTTTTTCTGCGAAATATGTACAAAAAACGCATGCTTCTAATGTACAAGGGTTTCATGCACCTGGATACGGATACTTTGGCTTGATTGACAATGACCGCGTCAATCTTTATCAAAGGCCGCTTTATCGCGATATTTATATACCGAAAACAAAGATAGGATACTCCGGGTCTCAGGTTGAAATTATTAAAGCCCATTTAGGTTCGTCGCCATCATTGCTACGGCTTTTGCTGGAAACGGGGGCGACGCATGGGATCGTCCTTGAAGGGTTAGGAAGAGGACAAGTTCCGCCGGCTTTTATGCCGGTGATCGCGAATGCCCGGGTCCCGATTGTGATTACGACGAGCGCAAATGAAGGCGAGGTCTATCCAGCATATGAATATGAAGGAAGCACGTACGATCTGATGAATCATGGGGTTATTTTAGGGAAGGATTATAGTAGCCGAAAAGCAAAGATAAAGCTGCATGTGCTTTTGGAAACCGGTGTTACGGACCTCCAGGAAGCGTTCAACAAGTGAAACTCCATCCCGGTGTGAAGGAGGGAAGCGGCAGTGACGACGGATACAAGGTACCGCATCGTAATCCGTTGCCAGGATTGCGGCGAGAAATACATCTTGCGAGGCCGCCAAAAAGGGAACGGGCAATATGAGACAGGGTTTAAGCGGTGCGTATGCGGCAATGAAGATGATTTTGTCGTAGAAGCATCTCCGGAGTAACCCTCCCCTACTAAAGCTACATCCGCGCCTCTTGAACAAAAAAGTTAGCGCCGCATTCCCCTTCAAAATCTACGATTTAGCGGGGGTTAGGCGCTAAGGTCTTGTTCTTAAAATTATTTCGAAAGAGGGGAAGTAACTATCTGATGACCAAGTGTAGAATTAGACTTTACATAAAAGATAACGTAGAATAAAAAGCAAACAAATGTTTCTGATGTATATGACCTTGGAAAACTATCGGAAGGAGGGTTTGGTGATGAATAGAGTTAGAACTTTGTCACACAAGATTACAAACCATTCACGCATCTTCGATGCAACACTAGATATCTACAACGACGCACTGGCTTTTATAATCGAAGTCATAGAAAAAGGATTCGATACTCTTGGTGAGATGACGACGAAGTCTATCACTGTTGCGGTGGAAAAACTCATTCATACGACTAAATCAAACCCTTCTCCGAAGTGCCGGGCGTTTAATGTTCGGTTTTATAAGTTTCCTTCGTATTTCCGAAGAGAAGGCAATCGCTCTTTCTGAAGGGAGAAATTTTAAAAAGAGTCCTCCGAGGTTGCAATTAAAACAGAAGGCGTTTCCGGTGTTTTATCGAGGAAATATGTTTGAGAGAACATCAGAGACACGGCCCAAATCAAAATATTTCATAACAATGATTGGGTATGGATTGATATCGCATTTAAGGAACAAGACCTATATAAACGTGGGGTTTGGGATTTGGAGAGAAAACAATCCTACACTTGTTAAGGTCGGGAAGAAGTATTTCCTTAACTTCAGCTATCAATCAAAAGTGGCATTAAATAAAACCAAAATTATTGACCAAAAAGTATGCGCAGTAGACTTAGGGATTAACAACTCTGCAGTTTGTTCCGTCATGGATGTAAACGGCACTGTCTTGGCTCGGGAGTTTATTAACCAGCTAAAAGAAAAAAGACCGGTTATATACGTTGACGAACAAACTACGTAAAGCACAACGGACGTCTGGTTGGATTGTAGCGCCGAATTTTTGGAGAAAAATCAATGGGGTTCAAAAACACATCGTGAATGATACGTCGCAGAAAATAGTGACATTTGCAAGTGAAAACAATTGCGATGTCATTGTATTCGAATTCCTGGACAAAATGAAGACGGTGAAAGGGTATTGGGGCGCGAAAAAACTTCGTTTTAAGCTCCGTTACTGGCGAAAGAAAGGGATTCTCAAAACAAGGTAACGGAGATGGCGCACTATCTTAGTATGCGCATATTAAGAGTGAATGCTCGTAATACGAGTAAATTGGCATTTGATGGTTCCGGAAAAGTGGAACGCAATGGCAAAAAAGACCTTGCCACGTTTACAACAGGCAAAGTCTATCATGCCGATTTATCGGGGTCATATAATATCGGCGCACGATATTTTGTTCGTGGCATTCAAAAAACCATTTCTGAAAAGCGATGGTTGTCCCTTCAGGCAAAAGTTCCTGGTTTGGCAAAAAGGACATATACAACCTTATCTTCATTAATTAGCCTTACGAAAGCATTAGAGTCGCCGAAGGTGGCTTAACCGCTTTTGTTTGTGCCGTATTTAAGATAAGGGATGCTCCATCAAAATCTTTGATTTAGTTGAAGAGGTTCACACATGACGGAAATTCCTGTACAATAATGAGACAGTAAAATAATAATAATGTTCTTATCAAGAGAGACGGAGGGAAAGGTCCAAAGATGTCTCAGCAACCAGCTCCCCGGAGTCAGGTGCTACTTCCTTCGGAACGGTGGTTCCGGGCGATAAGAAGATGCATTCATCGGTGGCAATGCTTTCTTCTTATTCGATACACAAGAAGAGGGCATTTTTTATTTTTTCTAAACTTACATGTGCAGTAGCTGGGAAAGGAGAAGGGATGATGGAGAGGACATATACGAAGGAGACAAAGCTTGTGCAATCAGGCAACCGCAGAGATGAACGTACCGGTGCCGTCAATGCGCCGATTTACATGAGCACGGCTTTTGAGCATACGGGTGTCGGTGAATCAACAGGCTATGATTATGCCCGTACCGGAAACCCTACGCGTGAGGTGCTTGAAGAGGCGATCGCCGAATTGGAAGGGGGAAGGCATGGCTTTGCCTGCAGTTCCGGTATGGCGGCGATTCAAGCTGTGCTCAGTTTGTTTTCTCAAGGAGACGAAATCATCGCTTCCATGGATTTGTATGGCGGCACATACCGATTGTTTCGCCAATACTGGCCGCAATGGGGGGTCGACGTTCATTATGTTGACCCGCGAGACTTGCAATCCGTTGAGCAAATGATTGAAAAGAATACGAAAGCGTTGTTTATTGAAACGCCGACAAATCCTCTAATGCAGGAAGCGGATTTAGATGCACTCAGTCAAATAGCCGAGGAACATAATTTGCTCATGATTGTTGACAACACGTTTTACACCCCGTTATTGCAAAGGCCTATTGAATTTGGCGCGGATATTGTGATTCATAGCGCCACTAAATATTTGGGCGGCCATAATGATATCGTGGCAGGGCTCGTCGTTACTGATGATGAAGCGTTAGGGGAGCGTCTTTTCAATATTCAAAATGGGATTGGGATGACACTCGGAGCTTTTGACTCCTGGCTGCTACTTCGCGGAATGAAAACGCTGGCGCTAAGAATGGAAAAACATCAACAAAATGCCCGCGCGGTTTGTGAAATGTTAAAAAAACATCCGCTTATCACGGAAGTCCTCTATACGGGCAAAGGAGGAATGCTTTCGTTTAAAGTTCAGGACGAGAAGCTCGTCGACCCATTGCTTCGCCATTTGCGGCTCGTCACATTTGCCGAAAGTCTGGGCGGCGTCGAAAGTTTAATGACGTATCCGAGTGTTCAAACCCACGCGGATATTCCCGAAAACGTTCGGATTAAAAACGGCGTGACGAATGAATTAATGCGTTTATCTTGCGGCATTGAAAATCACGAAGATATCATTGCCGATATTGAATGGGCCCTACAGGAAGCTGGACGCGCGATCCAAGTATAGCCATGGCGAAAAGAGAGAGAGGGATGAAGGTGAAGTTTCTGGAAAAATTGAAAGATGAGATTTTAATCGGAGATGGGGCGATCGGTACTTTGTTGTACAACCGGGGGTATAGCGGTTCGATCGAAGATGCCAATCGCCGCGCAGAAGATATGGTTGTATCCGCACATCAAGAATATATTGAAGCGGGCGCAAATGTTATTCAATCGAACACGTATGCAGCTAATCAGCTTAAATTGGATAATTATGGATTGGGACAGGAAGCAGCTCGAATTAATACCCTGGGAGTGCGCCTGGCAAAAGAGGCGGCGAACGGCAAGAAAGAAGTATATGTAGCAGGGACCA
It includes:
- a CDS encoding SIR2 family NAD-dependent protein deacylase translates to MDRHPKRLAILTGAGMSTESGVPDFRSQTGLWAKHDPMQTATVQALEDRYDHFHAFYGNRLESLQFIEPHSGHAIITEWQKKGIVSVIATQNVDRLHQKSGSENVAELHGNLREFSCHDCGKAAKQEDFIAKKHCHRCGGKLRPNIVLFGEQLPMQAWEYAARYIRESDVLLVVGTSLQVAPVNQLPELAPGESIYINEEIDTPVPFTRTIQAKAGEGLQSLSKEWQM
- a CDS encoding adaptor protein MecA, whose product is MRLERIAANKIKVFLTFDDLKERGLTKDDLWMDRPRVHQLFRDLVMEADASLGFKADGTLSVEVFALPAQGMVIHISKTENEHEDDDMIEMDITVDERQDLFYKFHDFEAVLQLVALLTRIGVKSGSLMSMEGHYYLCFPVSTRYFLGYDRFVALISEFGEACPHSPVVVTEHGSLLIEKEAVAVLARAFGFGAESVENEADF
- a CDS encoding Glu/Leu/Phe/Val family dehydrogenase — translated: MGGESELDSDKEKSHRLTIIQALMASSLKKWGYGPQVHALLKEPLRTLAVRIPIKLDSGETKIFTGFRVQHNDAIGPGIGGVRLHPEVTEKDVQAQAIWTSLQAGVIDIPYGGASGAIVCNPMELSFRELEALSRGYIRAIVSFIDPTKDVIAPDGVTNTQIMAWILDECSRLKTDHSPGFISGNPLILDGSLGREAAVGKGISIIAKSAAKRKKLPLEKTCAIIQGFGNVGTYVANTLNDAGVTIVGISDGHGALYDPEGLDVGDLMDRRDSFGMVTNVFKKSISKHELLAKDCDLIVDSSGDQKKLTTQDVEAIKASIFIEAGKGKITGEASERLHQRGTCVIPVLLTGAANTAVSYLEGVQKNIWTEEVHNKLEEMLERALTFIVDASYNHDVNMHEAAQMIGIQKLAVASCLRGWV
- a CDS encoding YpdA family putative bacillithiol disulfide reductase translates to MIQEKILIIGAGPCGLAAAIACKEKGYDPLIIEKGNIVSAIYHYPTHQTFFSTANKLEIGDVPFITVDRKPRRSEALAYYREVVERKQLRIHTYETVENVRKTEDGTFVAETTAKGENKAYQADYVIMATGYYDHPNELGCEGENLPHVYHYFKESHPFHGQNVVVIGGKNSAVDATLELEKAGANVTVLYRGETYSSSIKPWILPEFEGLVRKESIRMVFGATITRITETSVYFEKDGWENELDADFVFAMIGYHPDHPFLTAAGVGIDRDTGRPVYEPESFETDVPGLFVAGVLAAGNNANEIFIETGRFHGYRIAAAIANAENVKRT
- a CDS encoding asparaginase, which produces MKKIALITTGGTIASKKTDGGRLRAGEKSGEELVDMCDVPFELEIVSLFNKPSIHLGYEDLWQLKAYIEDLLRQEGIDGAVVTSGTDTLEEVAYFLDLTVENEKPLVVTGSMRGPDQVGSDAFVNLRNAMIAAADEHTAQLGSVVVFNDHIFSAKYVQKTHASNVQGFHAPGYGYFGLIDNDRVNLYQRPLYRDIYIPKTKIGYSGSQVEIIKAHLGSSPSLLRLLLETGATHGIVLEGLGRGQVPPAFMPVIANARVPIVITTSANEGEVYPAYEYEGSTYDLMNHGVILGKDYSSRKAKIKLHVLLETGVTDLQEAFNK
- a CDS encoding methionine biosynthesis PLP-dependent protein → MMERTYTKETKLVQSGNRRDERTGAVNAPIYMSTAFEHTGVGESTGYDYARTGNPTREVLEEAIAELEGGRHGFACSSGMAAIQAVLSLFSQGDEIIASMDLYGGTYRLFRQYWPQWGVDVHYVDPRDLQSVEQMIEKNTKALFIETPTNPLMQEADLDALSQIAEEHNLLMIVDNTFYTPLLQRPIEFGADIVIHSATKYLGGHNDIVAGLVVTDDEALGERLFNIQNGIGMTLGAFDSWLLLRGMKTLALRMEKHQQNARAVCEMLKKHPLITEVLYTGKGGMLSFKVQDEKLVDPLLRHLRLVTFAESLGGVESLMTYPSVQTHADIPENVRIKNGVTNELMRLSCGIENHEDIIADIEWALQEAGRAIQV